The Tripterygium wilfordii isolate XIE 37 chromosome 5, ASM1340144v1, whole genome shotgun sequence genome window below encodes:
- the LOC119998227 gene encoding FAD synthetase 2, chloroplastic-like: MLAGGGSRLSHRFLECSYHQHQYHYLGFEFGLGFCSSKIVKLSSSFMVKAPSVTITGENHHHHRSQQRMVSSSSLQSKSPEDTPILSDCFSQREDDHEVPSEGLSSVAGGIVALGKFDALHIGHRELAIQASKVGVPYLLSFVGMAEVLGWEPRAPIVAKCDRKRVLSSWAPYCGNNVAPEEFQIEFSSVRHLTPRQFVEKLSKELEVCGVVAGENYRFGYKAAGNASELVRLCEEYGMEAYIINSVMDKNQDLRSMNLGDLKERGQVSSTRVRHALGSGDMKYVSELLGRPHRIVLAANDHYQFRTYSDQSVLASKRSLLNLPPRDGFYEDCSLLLGDEKSVPCRVCICETHIHLEAADKDIFYNYNIQDARLLGIEFGYRN; this comes from the exons ATGTTGGCGGGCGGTGGCTCTCGTCTATCCCATCGCTTCCTAGAGTGTAGTTATCATCAGCATCAGTACCACTACCTTGGATTCGAATTCGGATTAGGGTTTTGCAGCTCCAAAATCGTTAAGCTTTCCTCCTCTTTCATGGTGAAAGCTCCCTCAGTTACGATTACTGGTGAAAATCACCACCATCATCGATCACAGCAGAGAATGGTTTCTTCTTCGAGTTTACAGTCCAAATCACCCGAAGATACTCCTATTCTCTCTGATTGTTTCAG CCAACGAGAAGATGATCATGAAGTTCCTTCTGAAGGATTGTCCTCAGTGGCAG GAGGGATAGTAGCATTAGGAAAATTTGATGCCCTTCACATTGGTCATCGAGAACTAGCCATTCAAGCATCAAAGGTTGGAGTTCCATATCTTCTATCATTTGTTGGAATGGCAGAAGTTCTTGGTTGGGAGCCCAG AGCTCCTATAGTAGCCAAATGTGATAGGAAGCGAGTCCTTTCCTCTTGGGCCCCATACTGTGGTAATAACGTAGCCCCAGAGGAGTTCCAAATTGAATTTTCTAGTGTTCGACATCTCACTCCACGGCAATTTGTTGAGAAGTTGTCAAAGGAGCTTGAAGTATGTGGTGTCGTGGCAG GTGAAAACTACCGTTTTGGATACAAAGCTGCTGGCAATGCATCAGAACTTGTTAGGCTGTGTGAGGAGTATGGTATGGAAGCTTACATTATAAATTCAGTCATGGACAAAAATCAAGACCTGAGAAGCATGAACTTAGGTGATCTAAAAGAGAGAGGACAAGTCTCATCTACCCGTGTTCGCCATGCTCTAGGCAGCGGTGATATGAAGTATGTGTCAGAACTCTTAGGTCGTCCCCATCGTATCGTATTGGCAGCGAATGACCATTATCAATTTAGGACTTACAGTGATCAGAGTGTATTGGCTTCAAAACGTTCTTTATTAAATCTACCTCCACGGGATGGGTTTTATGAGGACTGTTCTCTTTTATTAGGTGATGAGAAGTCAGTACCTTGTAGAGTGTGCATCTGTGAGACACATATTCATTTAGAAGCGGCTGACAaagatattttttataattataatattcaGGATGCTCGGTTGTTGGGTATTGAATTTGGCTATAGGAATTGA